A stretch of Arachis hypogaea cultivar Tifrunner chromosome 15, arahy.Tifrunner.gnm2.J5K5, whole genome shotgun sequence DNA encodes these proteins:
- the LOC112748604 gene encoding uncharacterized protein — MEYVSKWVDAIATTTCDAQIVLQFLKKYIFTRFRVPKGLINDGGSHFCNKQMNTLLHKYGVTHKVATPYHPPTNGQAELANRELKKILEKTVGATRKDWARKLDDALWAYRTAFKTPIERLEAYDNAKIYKDRTKRWHDKKISKRDFKPGQQVLVYNSRLKIFPGKLKSKWTSPYVVTMVSPHGNLELLNEASKDTFTINSHRVKHYLGGPWNKEEEHS, encoded by the exons ATGgaatatgtctccaaatgggtggaTGCCATAGCAACAACtacatgtgatgcacaaattgttctCCAATTCCTCAAGAAGTATATCTTCACCAGATTCAGAGTGCCTAAAGGTCTCATTAatgatggtggtagtcacttttgcaacaagcaaaTGAACACCTTGCTCCATAAATATGGAGTAACTCACAAAGTAGCTACACCATACCACCCTCCGACCAATGGCCAGGCTGAATTGGCAAACAGAGAACTGAAAAAGATTCTAGAAAAAACAGTGGGAGCAACAAGGAAAGACTGGGCAAGGAAGCTAGATGATGccctgtgggcatatagaactgcATTCAAAACTCCCATCGAGAG ACTGGAAGCTTATGATAATGCTAAGATCTACAAGGACAGGaccaaaagatggcatgacaagaaaatttcaaaaagaGATTTTAAGCCAGGGCAACAAGTGCTAGTGTATAATTCTAGACTCAAGATCTTCCCCGGCAAACTCAAGTCTAAATGGACCAGTCCTTATGTGGTGACTATGGTCTCCCCACATGGAAATCTTGAACTCCTGAATGAAGCTTCAAAGGATACATTCACAATAAACAGTCACAGGGTGAAGCACTACCTGGGAGGACCATGGAACAAGGAGGAGGAGCATTCATGA